In the Salvelinus fontinalis isolate EN_2023a chromosome 34, ASM2944872v1, whole genome shotgun sequence genome, one interval contains:
- the LOC129833232 gene encoding heme-binding protein 1-like, with amino-acid sequence MFGMIKNSIFGNTEETDYKLLSSETKEGVSYEVRRYDGAKYASVSSEGRTFDQVTGELVRKLLVYIGGSNDQGEAMGTTAPVIITVYPRDDGVMSRRLVVSLRIPTNYQVSPPVPIDSAIRIEDRPGMTVYSLQFGGFAGETEYRAEASRLTKTLGETAPFQRKQYFCCTYDPPMKPYGRRNEVWFLQEEP; translated from the exons ATGTTTGGAATGATAAAGAATTCAATTTTCGGGAACACCGAAGAAACGGACTACAAATTGCTCAGCAGCGAGACCAAG GAGGGGGTCAGCTACGAGGTGCGGAGGTACGATGGTGCAAAGTATGCCTCAGTAAGCTCAGAGGGGCGGACCTTTGACCAGGTGACAGGGGAGCTAGTGAGGAAGCTTCTCGTGTACATTGGGGGAAGCAACGACCAAG GGGAGGCAATGGGGACGACAGCACCGGTTATCATCACAGTATATCCCAGGGACGATGGTGTGATGTCACGCCGTTTGGTGGTTAGCCTCAGGATTCCCACCAACTACCAAGTCAGTCCCCCTGTGCCCATCGACAGTGCCATCAGAATCGAGGATCGACCCGGCATGACTGTCTACTCACT GCAGTTTGGAGGCTTCGCAGGGGAGACTGAGTACCGAGCAGAGGCCTCTCGCCTAACCAAAACTCTTGGTGAGACTGCCCCCTTTCAGCGGAAACAGTACTTCTGCTGCACCTACGACCCGCCAATGAAACCCTACGGCCGACGTAACGAGGTGTGGTTCCTACAGGAGGAGCCATAA